The proteins below are encoded in one region of Casimicrobium huifangae:
- a CDS encoding ribose-phosphate diphosphokinase produces the protein MSELLLHFDEEQASTARLGAAAGIATHCISRHRFPDGELKLSLPASLPGRVVLFRSLDQPNEKLVELLLTAQSARQLGAQHLTLAAPYLAYMRQDIAFNPGEVISQRVVGRFLASLFDAVITVDPHLHRVATLNEAVPVAQAIVVSAAPLLADLIATRRPGALLVGPDEESAQWIAQAATRHGFDHAVCRKIRHGDRSVEVALPDVAVKGRAAVLLDDMASTGHTVARAAQALLAAGATSVDVAVTHALFADDALATMRSAGVGKIWSTDCITHPTNAVAMAPALAEAVARTNSQAAGGR, from the coding sequence ATGAGCGAACTGCTGCTTCATTTCGACGAAGAACAGGCGAGCACAGCTCGGTTGGGCGCTGCTGCCGGAATTGCCACCCATTGCATCAGTCGTCACCGCTTTCCGGATGGCGAGTTGAAGCTGTCACTGCCTGCGTCGCTGCCCGGTCGCGTAGTGCTCTTTCGTTCACTTGATCAACCGAACGAAAAGCTGGTCGAGCTGCTGCTCACCGCACAGAGCGCACGCCAGCTTGGCGCGCAGCATCTGACGCTGGCGGCGCCGTATCTCGCCTACATGCGGCAGGACATCGCATTCAATCCGGGCGAAGTGATCAGCCAGCGCGTCGTGGGTCGCTTTCTGGCCAGCCTGTTCGATGCCGTGATCACGGTGGACCCGCATCTGCACCGCGTGGCCACGCTCAACGAGGCAGTGCCGGTTGCACAGGCCATCGTGGTCAGTGCCGCCCCGCTGCTCGCCGACCTGATCGCCACGCGACGACCCGGTGCGCTACTGGTTGGCCCGGACGAGGAATCGGCGCAATGGATCGCCCAGGCCGCCACAAGGCATGGCTTTGACCACGCAGTCTGCCGCAAGATCCGGCACGGTGATCGCAGCGTGGAAGTCGCGCTGCCCGACGTGGCGGTGAAGGGGCGCGCTGCGGTGCTGCTGGACGACATGGCCAGCACCGGCCACACCGTCGCCCGCGCTGCGCAAGCGCTGCTAGCGGCCGGCGCCACCAGCGTGGACGTGGCCGTGACCCATGCGCTTTTCGCCGACGACGCGCTGGCAACCATGCGCAGCGCTGGCGTCGGCAAGATCTGGAGCACCGACTGCATCACCCACCCGACCAATGCAGTCGCGATGGCGCCGGCGTTGGCAGAGGCGGTTGCGAGAACCAATTCGCAAGCGGCGGGTGGCCGCTGA
- a CDS encoding beta/gamma crystallin-related protein — translation MKLKSPSLIAAALMVGAATAQAQVTLYADEGFRGQVYRANGVVGNLDRVGFNDRASSVVVERGEWQVCDDARFGGRCVVLRAGSYPSLRSLGLNDRVSSVRPASIGGGSFARPEPAPIYEYRRRPNERLYEAQVVDVRAIYGAPERRCWVERGQAPVAGDNVGGAIAGAIIGGILGHQIGGGRGQDIATAGGAVAGAAIGSGAGGSTYGRNYRRCETSVAGAPEYWDVTYRFRGIEHRTQLSSPPGTTITVNANGLPRG, via the coding sequence ATGAAACTGAAATCTCCTTCGCTCATTGCTGCCGCGCTCATGGTTGGTGCGGCAACAGCACAGGCACAAGTCACGCTCTACGCGGACGAGGGCTTTCGCGGCCAGGTTTATCGTGCCAATGGCGTCGTCGGCAATCTTGATCGGGTCGGCTTTAACGACCGCGCCTCATCGGTTGTGGTCGAACGCGGTGAATGGCAGGTGTGCGACGATGCACGCTTCGGCGGTCGTTGCGTCGTGCTGCGGGCGGGCAGCTACCCATCGCTGCGCAGCCTCGGATTGAACGATCGCGTGTCGTCGGTCCGGCCGGCATCCATCGGCGGTGGCAGCTTTGCGCGGCCGGAGCCGGCTCCGATCTATGAGTATCGTCGTCGCCCCAATGAGCGCCTTTACGAGGCACAGGTGGTTGATGTGCGCGCGATCTACGGAGCGCCGGAGCGCCGCTGCTGGGTTGAGCGGGGGCAAGCACCGGTTGCTGGCGACAACGTGGGCGGCGCCATCGCGGGCGCAATCATCGGCGGCATACTCGGCCACCAGATCGGCGGCGGGCGCGGGCAGGACATCGCCACCGCCGGTGGTGCAGTGGCAGGCGCGGCGATCGGATCTGGCGCTGGCGGCTCAACCTACGGACGCAACTATCGTCGCTGCGAGACATCGGTCGCTGGTGCACCCGAGTACTGGGATGTAACTTATCGCTTCCGTGGCATCGAGCACAGGACACAGTTGTCGTCTCCGCCGGGAACGACCATCACTGTCAACGCCAACGGTCTGCCGCGCGGCTAG
- a CDS encoding DUF1328 domain-containing protein, whose product MLHYAVVFLVVALIAAIFGFGGIAAGAVEIAKILFFIFAIMAVVTFIVGLVRKG is encoded by the coding sequence ATGCTGCACTACGCCGTCGTCTTTCTAGTCGTTGCACTCATTGCGGCCATCTTCGGCTTTGGCGGCATTGCTGCCGGGGCCGTTGAGATCGCGAAGATCCTCTTTTTTATCTTCGCCATCATGGCAGTCGTCACTTTCATCGTGGGCCTTGTTCGCAAAGGCTGA
- a CDS encoding type II toxin-antitoxin system VapB family antitoxin, giving the protein MATNLALDPKLLDQVLELSGETTKKAAVTLALKEFIARREQRKVAELFRKLDWDSKYDYKTERSRS; this is encoded by the coding sequence ATGGCGACCAATCTTGCTCTTGACCCTAAGCTGCTCGACCAAGTCCTTGAACTCAGTGGAGAAACCACGAAAAAGGCGGCAGTTACGCTCGCTCTGAAAGAGTTCATAGCGCGTCGCGAGCAGAGGAAGGTAGCGGAGCTATTCCGAAAACTGGACTGGGATTCCAAGTACGATTACAAGACTGAACGTTCGCGCTCATGA
- a CDS encoding BON domain-containing protein, with product MKSTFKIGMSALLAAAALAMTGCAVTRGQETVGAYIDDTTITTQIKARMVDDKSVDAAAISVETLKGTVQLSGFAKSAEEKERAEAIARRVNGVKAVQNSIAIRRP from the coding sequence ATGAAATCAACCTTCAAAATCGGAATGTCGGCACTGCTGGCCGCCGCCGCCCTCGCAATGACGGGCTGTGCAGTCACGCGTGGCCAGGAGACCGTCGGCGCCTATATCGACGACACCACCATCACCACGCAGATCAAGGCGCGCATGGTCGATGACAAGTCCGTGGATGCGGCAGCGATCAGCGTCGAGACGCTGAAGGGCACCGTGCAGCTCAGCGGCTTCGCCAAGTCCGCCGAAGAAAAGGAACGTGCGGAAGCGATCGCCCGCCGCGTCAATGGCGTCAAGGCAGTGCAGAACTCCATTGCCATCCGCCGTCCGTAG
- the vapC gene encoding PIN domain-containing protein, translating into MTLLVDTSVWSLALRRDGPEDSPEVRTLHEAILGSDSVVTTGLVLQELLQGFSGPRAAASIVERFQSLPLIAPDRDDHIAAAEVRNVCRRAGVQVGTIDALLIQLCGRHELTLLSTDKDFVHAAKHVPFKLWRASTPAA; encoded by the coding sequence ATGACCCTGCTCGTGGACACAAGCGTATGGTCGCTGGCGTTACGCCGCGACGGTCCAGAGGACTCGCCGGAAGTACGCACTCTTCACGAGGCGATTCTGGGTTCCGACTCGGTCGTGACCACGGGTCTGGTGCTGCAGGAACTGCTGCAGGGCTTTAGTGGGCCGCGCGCTGCGGCCTCCATCGTTGAGAGGTTCCAGTCGTTGCCCCTGATCGCGCCGGATCGGGACGATCACATTGCTGCGGCGGAAGTGCGAAACGTCTGCCGCCGCGCTGGCGTGCAGGTCGGGACGATTGATGCGCTGCTGATTCAACTCTGCGGCAGGCATGAACTGACCCTGCTCTCCACCGACAAAGACTTCGTGCATGCTGCAAAGCACGTGCCCTTCAAGCTCTGGCGAGCATCGACACCCGCCGCCTAA
- a CDS encoding CHASE3 domain-containing protein: protein MNFRNVAARVSRSFIIPLAMLVAALIVGINEYNYWQSREAKEATEAAQAKRAGILTLLQHALDAETGQRGYILTGDVAYLEPYDKAVTAVGASIAEIRALYINSPGQLDTFAELTRSIMRKLTELDMTIRLRKTSGDSTAWQELLRTGAGREYMQSVRAAAETLVNGATEERNAAMVRIDASLKFSRISVAVAVVLCLLAFFVYVNQSTRLRQAAEDQRNALRRERDRLESLVEDRTSSLAELATHLQNVQESERERLARELHDELGSLLTAAKLDVARAKSKLGSGSGDVLERLAHLTTTLNAGIALKRRIIEDLRPSTLSKLGLVPALEILLREFGERTGVTVVSNLEPVALPADHELTIYRVVQEALTNTAKYANANGVTVTLHQYERHVELTVSDNGVGFDVTARSTVSHGLVGMRHRVHALHGTLTVESAIGSGTRISANVPRIAINSDATVVQA, encoded by the coding sequence ATGAACTTCCGCAATGTTGCAGCACGGGTCTCGCGCTCGTTCATCATTCCTCTCGCCATGCTCGTCGCGGCCCTCATTGTGGGCATCAACGAGTACAACTACTGGCAGTCGCGCGAGGCTAAGGAGGCCACCGAGGCAGCGCAGGCCAAGCGGGCCGGGATTCTCACCCTGCTGCAGCACGCCCTTGACGCGGAAACCGGGCAGCGTGGTTACATCCTCACCGGCGATGTGGCCTACCTGGAGCCGTACGACAAGGCAGTGACGGCTGTCGGTGCCTCGATTGCGGAGATCCGGGCTCTCTACATCAACAGTCCGGGGCAGCTGGATACCTTTGCCGAACTGACCCGCTCGATCATGCGCAAGCTAACCGAGCTTGATATGACGATACGCCTGCGCAAGACCTCGGGTGATTCAACGGCCTGGCAGGAGCTGCTGCGCACCGGGGCCGGCCGGGAGTACATGCAGAGTGTGCGCGCGGCCGCCGAGACGCTGGTCAACGGCGCCACTGAAGAACGCAATGCGGCCATGGTGCGCATTGACGCCAGCCTGAAGTTCTCGCGTATCAGCGTGGCGGTCGCGGTGGTGCTCTGTCTTCTCGCATTTTTTGTCTACGTCAACCAGTCCACACGCCTGCGGCAGGCGGCGGAGGACCAACGCAATGCGCTGCGCCGCGAGCGCGACCGGCTGGAATCGCTCGTTGAGGATCGCACTTCATCACTGGCCGAGCTGGCAACTCATTTGCAGAACGTGCAGGAGAGCGAGCGAGAGCGCCTGGCGCGCGAGCTGCACGACGAACTCGGTTCCCTGCTCACCGCTGCCAAGCTCGATGTGGCACGTGCCAAATCGAAGCTGGGCAGCGGGTCGGGCGATGTGCTGGAGCGGCTGGCCCATCTGACTACAACACTTAACGCCGGCATTGCACTCAAACGCCGGATCATTGAAGACCTGCGGCCGTCAACGCTTTCCAAGCTTGGTCTGGTGCCGGCGCTGGAAATCCTGCTGCGGGAATTTGGCGAACGCACTGGAGTAACCGTGGTATCGAACCTGGAGCCGGTAGCCCTGCCCGCAGACCATGAACTGACGATCTACCGGGTGGTGCAGGAGGCGCTGACCAATACCGCGAAGTACGCCAACGCCAATGGCGTCACCGTGACGCTGCATCAATACGAGCGTCATGTCGAGCTGACCGTCTCCGATAACGGTGTTGGCTTCGACGTCACTGCGCGTTCGACCGTCAGTCACGGGCTGGTGGGCATGCGCCATCGCGTGCACGCGCTGCATGGCACGCTGACGGTTGAGTCCGCAATAGGCTCGGGTACGCGCATCTCGGCCAACGTGCCGCGCATCGCGATCAATAGCGATGCAACAGTCGTGCAAGCGTAG
- a CDS encoding thymidine phosphorylase family protein: MNESSNVRATSDPHSGENRLALRRVGIDTWRENVVYLNRDCDVYRAEGFQALSKVEVRANGRRILATLNVVDDDSIVACSELGVSEDAFAQLGVEDGHLVAISQAEPPESMSALFRKIDGERLGQEEFHAIVRDIAGHRYSKIELTAFVVACNRGELDREEVYFLTEAMVDSGRRLDWHEPLVVDKHCIGGIPGNRTSMLVLPIVAAHGLLCPKTSSRAITSPAGTADTMEVLAHVELPFDKLADIVRDHRGCLAWGGTADLSPADDVLISVERPLSIDSPGQMVASILSKKIAAGSTHLVLDMPIGPTAKVRSMPEAQRLRRLFEYVAHRMHLSLDVVITDGRQPIGNGIGPVLEARDVMRVLENDPRAPIDLRQKALRLAGRMIEADPDVRGGDGFAIARDILDSGRALARMQAIVAAQGSQGFDHNQPRLGALTFDIVATQGGTVTGIDNFQIARIARLAGAPKVKAAGVELFRKLGDTVAAGEPLYRVYAEFPADLAFAQQSANRASGYSVGDAGALPHVFVEF; the protein is encoded by the coding sequence ATGAACGAAAGCAGCAATGTGCGGGCAACCAGTGATCCGCACAGCGGAGAAAACCGGCTTGCGCTACGGCGTGTGGGCATCGACACCTGGCGGGAGAATGTCGTCTATCTCAACCGCGATTGCGATGTTTATCGGGCTGAGGGATTTCAGGCGCTATCCAAGGTGGAGGTTCGTGCGAATGGGCGGCGCATCCTCGCCACGCTGAACGTTGTCGATGACGACTCGATCGTCGCCTGTAGTGAACTCGGGGTCTCGGAAGACGCCTTCGCCCAGCTCGGGGTGGAGGACGGTCATCTGGTGGCGATCTCGCAGGCGGAGCCACCGGAATCGATGTCTGCCCTGTTCCGCAAGATTGATGGCGAGCGCCTGGGGCAAGAGGAGTTTCACGCCATCGTGCGCGACATCGCCGGGCATCGTTACTCCAAGATCGAGTTGACGGCGTTCGTGGTTGCCTGCAACCGCGGGGAGCTGGATCGCGAGGAGGTTTACTTTCTCACCGAAGCGATGGTGGACAGCGGGCGCCGCCTTGACTGGCATGAGCCGCTGGTTGTGGACAAGCATTGCATTGGGGGCATTCCCGGTAACCGCACCTCGATGCTGGTGCTGCCCATCGTGGCGGCGCATGGATTGCTGTGCCCCAAGACTTCGTCGCGCGCAATCACTTCGCCAGCGGGCACTGCCGACACGATGGAAGTGCTGGCCCACGTCGAACTGCCGTTCGACAAACTGGCGGACATCGTGCGCGACCATCGTGGCTGCCTGGCCTGGGGTGGCACGGCCGACCTCTCCCCAGCCGATGATGTGCTGATCTCGGTCGAACGACCCCTCTCCATCGATTCCCCCGGGCAGATGGTGGCATCAATCCTGTCCAAGAAAATCGCGGCGGGCTCGACGCATTTGGTACTCGACATGCCAATCGGCCCCACCGCCAAGGTGCGCTCGATGCCCGAAGCACAACGGCTTCGCCGCCTGTTCGAATACGTCGCGCACCGCATGCATTTGTCGCTGGACGTGGTGATCACCGACGGTCGCCAGCCGATCGGCAACGGCATTGGCCCGGTGCTCGAAGCGCGCGATGTCATGCGCGTGCTGGAGAACGATCCGCGGGCACCGATCGATCTGCGGCAGAAGGCGCTGCGCCTGGCCGGACGCATGATTGAGGCAGACCCGGATGTGCGCGGTGGTGACGGCTTCGCCATCGCCCGCGACATCCTTGATTCCGGTCGCGCGCTCGCCCGCATGCAGGCGATCGTCGCCGCCCAGGGCAGCCAGGGTTTTGACCACAACCAGCCCCGGCTCGGCGCCCTGACCTTCGACATCGTTGCAACACAGGGCGGCACTGTCACCGGCATCGACAACTTCCAGATTGCACGCATCGCGCGGTTGGCTGGTGCACCAAAAGTCAAAGCCGCCGGCGTGGAGCTGTTCCGCAAGCTGGGGGATACGGTGGCTGCAGGTGAGCCGCTGTATCGCGTGTATGCGGAGTTTCCGGCCGATCTGGCCTTCGCTCAACAGTCCGCGAATCGCGCGAGCGGCTACAGCGTGGGCGATGCCGGCGCACTGCCGCACGTGTTTGTGGAGTTTTGA
- a CDS encoding AbiV family abortive infection protein: MARLPQYRSKLVPAQIAEGMTRALKNAERLAEDAESLLKAGRAPSAVALAILSIEESGKVTILRQMATASEEKEWADLWKAYRSHTKKNTLWIFGELVQRGAKTLDELRPVADPDSDHPDVLDQLKQISIYTDCFTDAKWSSPTEVDLEAMAPYLVKMAQVFGKPKTVAAEEIQLWQKHLLPVKGATMDVQKVAVAAWFQEMKLLGLSEASAKEVEGFLGQYDASTQA, from the coding sequence ATGGCTCGACTCCCCCAGTACCGAAGCAAGTTAGTGCCTGCGCAAATCGCCGAGGGAATGACTCGCGCCCTTAAGAATGCAGAGCGACTTGCAGAGGACGCTGAGTCACTTTTAAAGGCCGGACGCGCGCCTTCCGCTGTTGCCCTAGCAATACTGAGCATCGAAGAATCAGGGAAAGTGACCATCCTGCGCCAGATGGCCACCGCTTCGGAGGAAAAGGAGTGGGCTGACTTGTGGAAAGCCTATCGAAGCCACACTAAGAAAAACACACTCTGGATCTTTGGCGAACTAGTTCAACGTGGCGCAAAGACTCTGGATGAGCTACGCCCAGTCGCCGATCCAGACTCCGATCACCCGGACGTCCTTGACCAGCTGAAGCAAATATCCATCTACACAGACTGCTTCACAGATGCCAAATGGTCCTCGCCAACCGAAGTGGATCTCGAGGCTATGGCGCCCTACTTAGTGAAAATGGCGCAGGTTTTCGGAAAGCCGAAGACCGTGGCAGCCGAAGAGATCCAACTTTGGCAAAAGCATCTGCTTCCGGTGAAGGGCGCCACCATGGACGTGCAGAAAGTAGCTGTCGCTGCTTGGTTTCAAGAGATGAAGCTGCTAGGCCTATCTGAAGCTTCGGCCAAAGAGGTCGAAGGTTTTCTTGGTCAATACGATGCGAGCACGCAGGCCTAA
- a CDS encoding response regulator produces the protein MSEPRIISRHAARRGVVLQPTHPAADKLAGWADNASYAQTAANAAASAGRSSPIVSIEMLKIYLVEDSPVIRENLAETLGELADAAVVGYADSEEDAKAWLATHPDSWHLAIVDLFLKRGNGLPVLKAVAARPPSQKVVVLSNYASPEIRAECMRLGADAVFDKSTDVDELIEFCLRMQDGVKAADAADAADNGANGGSQQ, from the coding sequence ATGAGCGAACCGCGCATCATCTCCCGCCACGCCGCAAGACGCGGCGTTGTCCTACAGCCAACCCATCCGGCAGCCGATAAGCTTGCCGGATGGGCGGACAATGCCAGCTACGCGCAGACTGCTGCGAACGCTGCTGCGAGTGCCGGGCGGTCGTCGCCGATTGTCAGTATCGAGATGTTGAAGATTTACCTGGTCGAAGATAGCCCGGTCATCCGGGAAAACCTGGCGGAGACGCTGGGCGAGCTGGCGGACGCCGCAGTCGTTGGCTATGCCGATTCCGAGGAGGACGCGAAGGCCTGGCTTGCCACACATCCCGACAGCTGGCACCTTGCCATCGTTGACCTGTTCCTGAAGCGTGGCAATGGTCTGCCCGTGCTCAAAGCGGTGGCTGCGCGCCCGCCGTCGCAAAAGGTGGTGGTGCTATCAAACTATGCGTCACCGGAAATCCGCGCTGAGTGCATGCGTCTTGGCGCCGATGCGGTGTTCGACAAATCCACCGACGTTGATGAACTGATCGAGTTTTGCCTGCGCATGCAGGACGGCGTAAAGGCGGCCGACGCGGCCGACGCGGCCGACAACGGCGCGAACGGCGGCAGCCAACAATAG
- a CDS encoding response regulator transcription factor, protein MLKIRIGLVDDHVILRTGLRKFIEESSDLVVVGEAGSGREAIDLVRSHEMDVMLMDISMPGQSGIDALAMIRAKAPDLGILILSGYPEEHYAVSLIRQGASGYLNKQCDPDEIVRAIRRIAEGHRYITPQVADLLAQQLNKPETGAPHEQLSEREFQVFLRLAKGETVGDIAEALSLSVKTISTYRTRIMEKMALASNSDLTYYALKAGLID, encoded by the coding sequence ATGCTCAAGATAAGAATCGGTCTGGTTGACGATCACGTCATTCTGCGCACGGGGCTGCGCAAGTTCATCGAGGAATCGTCTGATCTGGTGGTCGTTGGCGAGGCCGGCAGCGGTCGCGAAGCGATTGATCTGGTCCGCAGCCACGAAATGGATGTCATGTTGATGGACATCTCGATGCCCGGGCAATCCGGCATTGATGCGCTGGCAATGATTCGTGCCAAGGCGCCTGACCTGGGCATTCTCATCCTGAGTGGCTACCCCGAAGAGCACTACGCGGTGAGCCTGATCCGCCAGGGCGCGAGCGGGTATCTCAACAAGCAGTGTGATCCCGACGAGATTGTGCGGGCGATTCGTCGCATCGCCGAAGGGCATCGCTACATCACGCCACAGGTTGCCGATCTGCTGGCGCAGCAGTTGAACAAGCCGGAGACCGGCGCTCCGCACGAACAACTGTCCGAGCGCGAGTTTCAGGTGTTTCTGCGGCTGGCGAAAGGCGAAACGGTGGGCGACATTGCCGAGGCGCTGTCGCTGAGCGTAAAGACGATCAGCACCTATCGCACGCGAATCATGGAAAAAATGGCGCTGGCATCGAACAGCGACCTGACGTACTACGCGCTGAAAGCCGGATTGATCGACTGA